The genomic interval ATGCTCTTGTAAAAAAAATCTACAAGCTCTTTACTGAAATACCAACTATCAAAGACTTTATCCACAAAAATCAACTCCTTGGTCTTTTGTCTATTGAATTAGTTCTTTGGCTATTTCTATCTTTGTTCGAAATCTATCCTTTACTATTTCACAATAATCTTCCTTGAGATAAAGATCAAACTTCAAGGGATAGCGATTTCCTCTTTTATCAATATAGAGAAAAACAACCAAACAATGACCATATTCAAGATAGCACCCTTTGGTATGGTCATAAAGCTTTCCTGTTCCCTCCATAAATTTTCCATATTTCTCTATCAAAGTATCATCTATTACAAGCCATCCCTTTTTCTCTGAAAAAGAAAAGGGTTCATCTAAATGCTTAATTACTGAGATAGAGGTTTCCATAATCTTCTCATAGTCCCATAAGCTTTCTGATAAGAAATGATGAAGGCTATCATAACGATCATATCTTCCCCTCCTAAAACTTTTAGCAAGGGCTTGGATGTTTGCTTTATCATTAACAATAATTCCTGTAATAAACCTTTCAAAATTTTTAAACTGGGGTTTTCTTTCAAAGACAGAATTGTAATTTTGACAAACTTTGTGAATGTCCTCTGGAATCTCAAGTATAGGAATATGTCCCATCCTATTAGA from bacterium carries:
- a CDS encoding transposase — encoded protein: MGHIPILEIPEDIHKVCQNYNSVFERKPQFKNFERFITGIIVNDKANIQALAKSFRRGRYDRYDSLHHFLSESLWDYEKIMETSISVIKHLDEPFSFSEKKGWLVIDDTLIEKYGKFMEGTGKLYDHTKGCYLEYGHCLVVFLYIDKRGNRYPLKFDLYLKEDYCEIVKDRFRTKIEIAKELIQ